From a region of the Lactuca sativa cultivar Salinas chromosome 4, Lsat_Salinas_v11, whole genome shotgun sequence genome:
- the LOC111886238 gene encoding phosphatidylinositol/phosphatidylcholine transfer protein SFH2, with product MLRNFKKVSIFEVKNRDISSQKPFGLEQPTNKQMGVVTHEAINQLKALMDQVDEPLKRTFQNVHQGYIVETLDRFLKAREGNVAKAHKMLVDSLNWRLQNGIDDILSKPILPVNFYRGVRDSQLIGVSGYTKEGLPVFAIGVGLSTFDKASVNYYVQSHIQINEYRDRVILPAATKKHGRYIGKCVKVLDMSGLKLSALNQIKLLTTISTIDDLNYPEKTITYYIVNVPYIFSACWKVVKPLLQERTKLKVQVLQGCGRDELLKIMDYSALPHFCRREGSGSSRRSNNNTTEDCFSLDHPFHQELYNYMKHQSGIQEPTKPFKQGSMHVQLPLADPKKTEFCKTLASEWRKFETQDDLSISLHDIKISD from the exons ATGCTTCGAAACTTCAAAAAAGTCTCAATCTTTGAAGTGAAAAATCGTGATATTTCTTCACAAAAACCATTTGGTTTGGAACAACCAACAAATAAGCAAATGGGTGTCGTTACTCATGAAGCAATCAACCAGTTGAAAGCCTTGATGGACCAAG TTGACGAGCCTCTTAAAAGAACATTTCAG AATGTTCATCAGGGATATATAGTCGAAACTTTGGATCGATTCTTAAAAGCAAGAGAGGGGAATGTTGCCAAAGCCCACAAGATG TTGGTAGATAGCTTAAACTGGAGGCTGCAAAATGGTATCGATGACATATTATCT AAACCCATACTTCCTGTTAATTTTTACAGAGGAGTGCGTGATTCTCAGCTGATTGGAGTTTCTGGTTATACAAAAGAG GGTCTTCCAGTCTTTGCTATTGGTGTAGGTCTCAGCACATTTGATAAAGCATCT GTTAACTACTATGTGCAATCGCATATTCAAATTAACGAGTATCGAGATCGTGTAATATTG CCTGCTGCAACAAAGAAACATGGAAGATATATTGGCAAGTGTGTGAAGGTTTTAGATATGAGTGGCCTTAAACTATCTGCATTGAACCAAATAAAA CTACTAACAACTATATCTACCATTGATGACCTCAACTATCCTGAGAAGACAATCACATATTATATAGTCAATGTTCCATACATATTTTCAGCTTGTTGGAAG GTTGTAAAGCCCCTTTTGCAAGAGCGAACAAAGTTGAAAGTTCAAGTCTTGCAAGGCTGTGGACGTGATGAGCTATTGAAG ATAATGGACTATTCTGCCCTTCCTCATTTTTGTCGAAGAGAAGGGTCTGGTTCTTCGCGAAGATCTAATAACAACACAACTGAAGATTGCTTCTCATTGGATCATCCTTTTCATCAAGAACTATACAACTACATGAAACACCAATCAGGGATTCAAGAACCTACAAAACCCTTCAAGCAAGGATCCATGCATGTACAACTACCCTTAGCAGACCCTAAAAAGACCGAATTCTGCAAAACCTTGGCTTCTGAGTGGAGGAAGTTTGAAACTCAAGATGATCTTTCTATCTCTTTACATGATATCAAGATCAGTGATTAA
- the LOC111886244 gene encoding uncharacterized protein LOC111886244 isoform X1 has product MILSDARRQLMLSFRHLIEFVRKMTGYGLTGPVNRKEYIDYSSTIDIEKADYMNFRNVKQCTTEGNKIRGEENESSKRRKTTVICKQNVRDNVFCNSKEPLRSTGITKGNEGHFGQFSLVKEAGKFDFGGLGDCHVAKLYLFIRLGDYQTNNYQNLKLLLNQQLPTF; this is encoded by the exons ATGATACTTTCAGATGCTAGACGACAGTTGATGTTAAGTTTCCGGCACCTGATTGAGTTCGTTAGAAAGATGACGGGGTATGGGCTCACGGGTCCGGTGAACAGAAAAGAGTATATTGATTACTCGAGTACGATTGATATTGAG AAGGCTGACTATATGAACTTCAGAAACGTGAAACAATGCACGACAGAGGGGAATAAAATCAG AGGTGAAGAAAACGAAAGCAGTAAGAGGAGGAAAACCACTGTGATATGCAAACAGAATGTCAGGGACAACGTATTCTGCAACAGCAAGGAGCCTTTACGTtcaacag GGATTACAAAAGGAAATGAAGGGCATTTTGGACAATTTAGTTTAGTAAAAGAAGCGGGAAAATTCGATTTTGGGGGGCTTGGAGATTGCCACGTGGCGAAATTGTActtatttattagattagggGATTATCAAactaataattaccaaaatttgAAACTATTACTAAACCAACAATTACCAACATTTTaa
- the LOC111886199 gene encoding WEB family protein At1g12150, whose protein sequence is MFSFQIRTRPNVATSPSKPAASPSPLTGSPKGSPVVGEIDTRAPFQSVKAAVNLFGETSPKSGKPALRRSRSKNDEKVLEKETELHWTLKELDKYKELVKSSESIKAQARRDLEKARTTLHELTSKLEIIGEDKHAALEITEAAKYKAQQLELLKSSSTELSNDGWEEDLDMERQQYRASANELISTKQELTNLKQDFDAALEAKLAAFQQAADAQHAAKVNNEKMVGLTKEVDQMRETLHRVKLASQKAHEEHLNLIEEKDYRVESTKKAKEELDMKIESLRKEHQLSELRILGQKLEETTEAINVLEEQLREVRVADKETLENAKLEVVEAKKRLEETKEEQVSVAAVVKTLEQELEKVRRDINLLRGDDLKREEQQAELDRIKNEIEEASFEITKATDGIKELELKIKEMVLEAERAKKEEESAKEQTEALNKQAENNKGSNKAAEESLEVALRELEKAKAAQELANEQIQKKTSEKDQAGNDNNNMIKISTEEYEALKRKTDEAEKAADEKIATAMAQVETIKKREKETLEKLEKITEEANGIDESLADALKMAEMAEAAKEAIESELKKFKYKDQKDGN, encoded by the exons ATGTTTAGTTTTCAAATAAGAACTCGTCCAAATGTGGCAACTTCTCCTTCAAAACCAGCAGCTTCTCCCTCTCCATTAACAGGTTCTCCCAAAGGCTCTCCTGTAGTTGGAGAGATCGATACAAGGGCACCTTTCCAATCTGTCAAAGCTGCTGTTAATTTATTTGGAGAAACATCACCAAAATCAGGAAAACCCGCTCTCAGAAGATCCAGAAGTAAAAATGATGAG AAAGTGTTGGAGAAGGAGACAGAGCTACATTGGACATTAAAGGAGCTTGATAAGTATAAAGAACTTGTAAAAAGTTCAGAAAGTATAAAAGCTCAAGCACGTCGTGATCTAGAAAAGGCAAGGACCACGTTGCATGAGCTAACTAGCAAGTTAGAGATAATAGGTGAAGATAAACATGCAGCCCTTGAGATCACTGAAGCTGCAAAGTATAAAGCTCAACAACTGGAATTGTTAAAATCCAGCAGCACAGAATTAAGTAACGATGGTTGGGAAGAAGATCTTGACATGGAGAGACAACAGTATAGAGCCTCTGCTAACGAGCTAATCTCAACCAAACAAGAACTTACTAACCTTAAACAAGATTTTGATGCAGCTTTAGAAGCAAAGTTAGCTGCTTTTCAACAGGCTGCAGATGCCCAACATGCTGCAAAAGTTAACAATGAGAAAATGGTTGGTTTAACTAAAGAAGTTGACCAAATGCGTGAAACCCTTCATCGGGTGAAACTTGCTTCTCAGAAAGCTCATGAAGAGCATCTCAATCTTATAGAAGAGAAAGATTATCGTGTAGAGTCAACCAAGAAAGCCAAGGAGGAACTTGACATGAAAATCGAGTCTTTGAGAAAAGAACATCAACTTTCAGAACTTAGGATTTTAGGACAAAAGCTAGAAGAAACAACCGAAGCGATTAACGTTTTAGAGGAACAATTACGAGAGGTGCGTGTAGCAGATAAGGAGACTTTAGAAAATGCAAAGTTAGAGGTTGTAGAAGCCAAAAAGAGACTTGAAGAGACAAAAGAAGAACAGGTTTCAGTTGCAGCTGTGGTGAAGACATTAGAACAGGAGCTTGAGAAAGTGAGGCGGGATATTAATTTGTTGAGGGGAGACGATTTGAAAAGGGAAGAACAGCAAGCTGAATTAGACAgaattaaaaacgaaattgaaGAGGCTTCATTTGAAATAACAAAAGCAACAGATGGTATCAAGGAACTAGAACTAAAGATTAAAGAAATGGTATTAGAAGCCGAAAGAGcaaaaaaagaagaagagagCGCTAAAGAACAAACAGAAGCACTCAACAAACAAGCTGAAAACAACAAGGGTTCCAACAAAGCAGCCGAAGAGAGTCTGGAAGTTGCTCTTAGAGAGCTTGAAAAAGCAAAAGCAGCACAAGAGCTTGCGAATGAACAAATACAAAAAAAGACTTCAGAGAAGGATCAAGCTGGGAATGATAACAACAACATGATCAAGATCTCAACCGAAGAGTATGAAGCATTGAAAAGGAAAACAGATGAAGCAGAAAAAGCAGCTGATGAAAAAATAGCAACTGCAATGGCTCAAGTGGAGACAATCaagaaaagagagaaagaaaCACTTGAGAAGCTGGAAAAGATCACAGAAGAGGCTAATGGTATAGACGAGTCCCTAGCTGATGCTTTAAAAATGGCTGAAATGGCTGAAGCAGCAAAAGAAGCTATCGAAAGTGAActcaaaaaatttaaatataaggATCAGAAAGATGGTAATTAA
- the LOC111886244 gene encoding uncharacterized protein LOC111886244 isoform X3, producing MLICVKADYMNFRNVKQCTTEGNKIRGEENESSKRRKTTVICKQNVRDNVFCNSKEPLRSTGITKGNEGHFGQFSLVKEAGKFDFGGLGDCHVAKLYLFIRLGDYQTNNYQNLKLLLNQQLPTF from the exons ATGCTTATTTGTGTAAAG GCTGACTATATGAACTTCAGAAACGTGAAACAATGCACGACAGAGGGGAATAAAATCAG AGGTGAAGAAAACGAAAGCAGTAAGAGGAGGAAAACCACTGTGATATGCAAACAGAATGTCAGGGACAACGTATTCTGCAACAGCAAGGAGCCTTTACGTtcaacag GGATTACAAAAGGAAATGAAGGGCATTTTGGACAATTTAGTTTAGTAAAAGAAGCGGGAAAATTCGATTTTGGGGGGCTTGGAGATTGCCACGTGGCGAAATTGTActtatttattagattagggGATTATCAAactaataattaccaaaatttgAAACTATTACTAAACCAACAATTACCAACATTTTaa
- the LOC111886244 gene encoding uncharacterized protein LOC111886244 isoform X2 encodes MLICVKKADYMNFRNVKQCTTEGNKIRGEENESSKRRKTTVICKQNVRDNVFCNSKEPLRSTGITKGNEGHFGQFSLVKEAGKFDFGGLGDCHVAKLYLFIRLGDYQTNNYQNLKLLLNQQLPTF; translated from the exons ATGCTTATTTGTGTAAAG AAGGCTGACTATATGAACTTCAGAAACGTGAAACAATGCACGACAGAGGGGAATAAAATCAG AGGTGAAGAAAACGAAAGCAGTAAGAGGAGGAAAACCACTGTGATATGCAAACAGAATGTCAGGGACAACGTATTCTGCAACAGCAAGGAGCCTTTACGTtcaacag GGATTACAAAAGGAAATGAAGGGCATTTTGGACAATTTAGTTTAGTAAAAGAAGCGGGAAAATTCGATTTTGGGGGGCTTGGAGATTGCCACGTGGCGAAATTGTActtatttattagattagggGATTATCAAactaataattaccaaaatttgAAACTATTACTAAACCAACAATTACCAACATTTTaa